The region CGGTCGACCGCCGCGCGCATGGTCTGCAGCCAGTAGCCGTGCTGCACGGGGTAGAGGCCCTCGTCCTCGTTCTTCTGCCCGGCCGAGAGCACGTCGTGCATACCCAGCGACTCCGCGACCTCGTCCGGACCGCTCAACCAGTGCCGCGCACCGCGGCTCATGTCGTTCCACGGCGCCGCGCCCGCGCGGAAGGTGAGCTGGCAGGAGCGGAACTCCTCGAGGTCGTCGGGGGTGGCCATGCCCGAGGCGTTGAAGAAGTCCTCGTACTGCCGGATCCGGTGCGCCCGCGCCTGCGCGCTCTCGCCCTTCGGGGCGATGCAGTAGATGGTCACCTCGGTCTTGTCCGGCGCGATCGGGCGGAAGTGGCGGATCTGCGTGCTGAACTGGTCCATCAGGTACACGTTGGGGTACAGGCACAGGTTGCGGGACCCCTTGACCATGAACTCGCCCTTGGCGTCGCCGAACTCACGCCTGAGCTCGTCCATCCGGTTCCACAGTGGACGATCCTGCGGGTTCGCCGCCCACGTCCACAGGCACAGGTGGCCGCGGGGGAACGACCAGTAGCCGCCGCCGGACTTTCCCCAGCCCCCGGCGTCGAGGGCCTTGGTGTCGTTCTTGGACTCGCCCGTGCCGCGCCGCGCGGTGGTGGCCGCGTAGTTCCAGTGCGTGGCGGTGACGTGGTAGCCGTCGGCGCCGTTCTCGGCCTGCACCTTCCAGTTCCCGTCGTAGGTGTAGGTCGAGGCGCCGCGCACCATCTCCAGGCCCTCCGGGGACTGGTCGACGAGCATGTCGATGACCTTGGTGGTGTCGCCGAGGTGCTCGGTCAGGCTCGGCACGTCC is a window of Saccharopolyspora erythraea NRRL 2338 DNA encoding:
- the benA gene encoding benzoate 1,2-dioxygenase large subunit — translated: MTETLDHLRAVLADAVVEDHDAGVYRANRRIFTDEEIFELEMKHIFEGNWIYLAHESQIPDPGDYFTTYMGRQPVVITRDRDGELHCLVNACAHRGAMVCRRKTDNRLTLTCPFHGWTFRNDGKLLKVKDPDGAGYPESFDTGGSHDMTRVARFDGYRGFLFGSLNPDVPSLTEHLGDTTKVIDMLVDQSPEGLEMVRGASTYTYDGNWKVQAENGADGYHVTATHWNYAATTARRGTGESKNDTKALDAGGWGKSGGGYWSFPRGHLCLWTWAANPQDRPLWNRMDELRREFGDAKGEFMVKGSRNLCLYPNVYLMDQFSTQIRHFRPIAPDKTEVTIYCIAPKGESAQARAHRIRQYEDFFNASGMATPDDLEEFRSCQLTFRAGAAPWNDMSRGARHWLSGPDEVAESLGMHDVLSAGQKNEDEGLYPVQHGYWLQTMRAAVDREERRSGQDAAALVSENA